Proteins encoded in a region of the Pseudochaenichthys georgianus chromosome 20, fPseGeo1.2, whole genome shotgun sequence genome:
- the LOC117466053 gene encoding piggyBac transposable element-derived protein 4-like — translation MARHTHSRFTAEMFIEMLHQEQDKEDGAILDSESDLSDDDVDYVPQGQAEVAGDEEDSLDELEDSSDESSEEESQTQANRLSKKGSYWNEQPPTQGRARTHNILRRCPGPVSGSTIISPKDAWELFISDNIVEEVLRWTNLEGRRAAAAKGKEWRCLDKVEFTAFIGLTLLAGGDKTWDVALRELFLDPLQNPMYKATMGFHRYEDICRLIRFDDKRTRAVRLETDHMAAFRYVWDCFLANCKKVFVPSDCVTIDEQLVPFRGRCKFLQYMPSKPAKYGIKIFWMCDARVHYAFNGMIYTGRQPGEDVQRNLGENIVQQLSSGIRHTGRNITMDNFFTSIPLAEKLLEKNLTLVGTLRQNKPDIPPVMKPNKLREKYSSKFEFCGNMTMVSYVPKKGKAVVLLSTMHDDTAVDVQSVKRKPEVIQYYNHTKSGVDTMDQMVRTYTCKRRTRRWPMVLWHNVLDVATLNAFTSYTAQHPGYMGGVTNARRLFIKELGKELVMPHMRRRMEGTSHLQTHITEAMERCGLKKVSAATTQPQEVKRKRCKICPTAKDRKASSWCSKCTSPVCKEHKHVVVICEACMH, via the exons ATGGCTCGTCACACTCATTCACGTTTCACGGCTGAAATGTTCATCGAGATGTTACATCAAGAACAGGATAAAGAAGATGGAGCAATCCTTGATTCTGAGTCTGACCTCTCTGATGATGATGTAGACTATGTGCCACAGGGTCAAGCTGAAGTTGCTGGTGATGAAGAAGACTCCTTGGACGAGCTAGAAGACTCGTCTGATGAGTCCTCTGAAGAGGAATCTCAGACCCAGGCCAATAGGCTAAGTAAAAAGGGGTCTTACTGGAATGAGCAACCCCCCACTCAAGGCAGAGCAAGAACCCATAACATCCTGAGGAGGTGTCCAGGACCTGTATCTGGTTCAACAATCATTTCACCAAAAGATGCCTGGGAGTTGTTCATTAGTGATAACATAGTAGAGGAGGTTTTAAGATGGACTAACTTAGAGGGACGCAGAGCCGCAGCAGCAAAAGGAAAAGAGTGGAGATGCCTCGACAAAGTGGAATTCACGGCATTTATTGGTTTGACCCTCCTTGCAGGGGGGGACAAGACCTGGGATGTGGCCTTGCGGGAGCTCTTTCTGGATCCCCTGCAAAATCCGATGTATAAGGCCACTATGGGGTTCCACAGATATGAGGATATCTGCCGCCTCATACGGTTTGATGATAAGAGGACTAGGGCTGTTAGACTGGAAACAGACCACATGGCTGCATTCAGATATGTGTGGGACTGTTTCCTGGCCAATTGCAAGAAAGTGTTCGTCCCCAGTGATTGTGTCACTATAGATGAGCAGCTTGTGCCATTCCGTGGAAGGTGCAAGTTCTTACAATACATGCCCAGCAAGCCAGCAAAATATGGGATCAAAATCTTTTGGATGTGCGATGCAAGGGTCCATTATGCATTCAATGGCATGATCTATACAGGGCGACAGCCAGGAGAGGATGTTCAGAGGAACCTTGGCGAGAATATTGTCCAACAGTTGTCCAGCGGAATAAGACACACAG GTCGAAACATAACCATGGATAACTTCTTTACCAGCATTCCTTTGGCTGAGAAGCTCCTAGAGAAGAACCTTACGCTTGTGGGGACTCTTCGCCAGAACAAGCCAGACATACCACCTGTCATGAAGCCAAACAAACTGAGAGAGAAGTACAGCTCCAAATTTGAATTCTGTGGCAACATGACAATGGTGAGCTATGTCCCGAAAAAGGGGAAGGCTGTTGTGCTGCTAAGCACAATGCATGATGACACAGCAGTGGATGTCCAGAGTGTTAAGAGGAAGCCAGAAGTGATCCAATATTACAACCACACAAAATCAGGAGTGGACACAATGGATCAAATGGTTCGCACGTACACCTGCAAGCGGAGAACACGGAGGTGGCCCATGGTGCTCTGGCACAATGTGCTGGATGTTGCCACCCTCaacgccttcaccagctacactGCACAACACCCTGGTTACATGGGTGGTGTGACTAATGCACGGCGGCTCTTCATAAAGGAGCTGGGCAAAGAGCTGGTCATGCCACACATGAGGAGACGCATGGAGGGCACGTCCCACCTCCAAACCCATATTACAGAGGCAATGGAAAGATGTGGGTTAAAAAAAGTAAGCGCAGCCACCACCCAGCCACAGGAGGTGAAGAGAAAGAGGTGCAAGATCTGCCCAACTGCCAAAGATCGAAAAGCCAGCAGCTGGTGTTCCAAGTGCACCAGCCCTGTGTGTAAGGAGCACAAACATGTTGTTGTGATTTGTGAGGCATGTATGCACTAG